The proteins below come from a single Eriocheir sinensis breed Jianghai 21 unplaced genomic scaffold, ASM2467909v1 Scaffold9, whole genome shotgun sequence genomic window:
- the LOC126994869 gene encoding sodium-dependent nutrient amino acid transporter 1-like, whose translation FPGFPFIDQLEREDAQLGHALIFTFPPLLGKLNIAFEGDEGVEAQRYELKEHTELPAQPSEPPPPLPDPAADKPKTPQATTEEQEAAKDTKNNEATRGKWKNKAECLVSCISMSIGIGNIWRFPFVALENGGGAFLIPYLIVLLFIGRPMHYLELILGQFSSCGPSQVWEMLPAFKGVGYGQMLVNWFVSTYTVSLMATCMFFFFASFNQELPWASCGLWASEACVDAATNVTMLQGGTSAAEEYLMKQVLKVDFEGFRSGLGLPDFHLSMCLVASWAVVFMVQIHGIKTSGKAAYFIAIVPNALLLALFIRGVTLPGSAEGIMYFLTPRWEKLLDIQVWLAAVTQALYSLTIGTGGVITMASYNDFRNNIYVDSAFISVADTVTSFLSGVTTFAILGHLAVLMGVDLPDVVQGGGTSLAFVSYPDALARFPWLPQMFSALFFFMMFTLGLGSMVATTNVLITAVKDNFPQLPTWMVSLSVCLLGMFPGLVYVTPQGQHVLTLVNHYSGNLSVLLLVTLEVAGVAWVYGLRRLAADIHFMLGRSTGVLWKASWLLVNPLFLAGVLVYSQTQATVLSYGDYVFGTKETAAGVVLSLVPVLLVPVLFPVEVVRRYKASGQLMHTLTNVFAASHKWGPRDAKLRQEYDIYLEDQLGVKR comes from the exons GTCATGCCCtcatcttcacctttcctcctctcctgggCAAGTTGAACATCGCCTTCGAGGGGGACGAGGGTGTGGAGGCGCAGCGATACGAACTCAAAGAACACACCGAGTTGCCAGCACAGCCCTCGGAGCCGCCGCCACCACTGCCAGACCCTGCCGCGGACAAACCCAAGACACCGCAGGCCACAACCGAGGAGCAAGAAGCCGCAAAAGACACCAAAAACAATGAAGCCACGCGGGGGAAGTGGAAGAACAAGGCTGAGTGCCTGGTGTCGTGCATCTCTATGTCCATCGGCATTGGTAACATCTGGAGGTTCCCGTTCGTGGCTCTGGAGAACGGCGGCGGTGCATTCCTCATCCCTTACCTGATCGTGCTGCTGTTCATTGGCAGACCGATGCACTACCTGGAGCTCATCCTGGGACAGTTCTCCTCCTGTGGCCCCAGTCAGGTGTGGGAGATGCTGCCCGCGTTCAAAG GTGTTGGCTACGGACAGATGCTCGTCAACTGGTTCGTGTCCACCTACACCGTCTCGCTGATGGCCACCtgcatgttcttcttcttcgcctcgttCAACCAAGAGCTGCCGTGGGCGTCGTGCGGGCTTTGGGCGAGCGAGGCGTGTGTGGATGCCGCGACCAACGTTACCATGCTACAGGGAGGCACGTCGGCCGCGGAGGAGTACCTGAT GAAACAGGTTCTAAAAGTGGACTTCGAGGGGTTCCGCAGCGGCCTCGGTCTCCCGGACTTCCACCTAAGCATGTGTCTGGTGGCGTCCTGGGCGGTGGTGTTCATGGTCCAGATACATGGCATCAAGACCTCGGGGAAGGCCGCCTACTTCATTGCCATCGTGCCCAACGCACTGCTGCTGGCGCTGTTCATAAGGGGCGTGACTCTGCCGGGCTCAGCTGAAGGCATCATGTACTTCCTGACGCCGAGATGGGAGAAGTTACTGGATATACAG GTGTGGCTGGCGGCCGTAACCCAGGCGCTGTACAGCCTGACCATCGGCACCGGCGGTGTGATCACGATGGCCTCCTACAACGACTTCAGGAACAACATCTACGTGGACTCAGCCTTCATCTCCGTGGCGGACACCGTGACCTCcttcctctccggcgtcaccaccTTCGCCATCCTGGGCCACCTGGCGGTCCTAATGGGCGTGGACCTTCCCGACGTGGTGCAAGGGGGTGGTACGTCCCTTGCCTTCGTCAGCTACCCCGATGCCCTGGCGAGGTTCCCGTGGCTGCCGCAG ATGTTCTCCGCGCTGTTCTTCTTCATGATGTTCACGCTGGGGCTGGGCAGCATGGTGGCGACGACCAACGTGCTCATCACCGCCGTCAAGGACAACTTCCCGCAGCTTCCGACGTGGATGGTGAGCCTGTCCGTGTGTCTGCTGGGCATGTTCCCGGGACTCGTCTACGTCACGCCGCAGGGACAGCACGTGCTAACACTGGTCAACCACTACAGCGGC AACCTGTCAGTCCTGCTGCTGGTGACGCTGGAGGTGGCGGGCGTGGCCTGGGTGTACGGGCTGCGCCGCCTCGCTGCCGACATACACTTCATGCTGGGCCGCTCCACGGGGGTGCTGTGGAAGGCGAGCTGGCTGCTGGTCAACCCGCTGTTCCTCGCCGGCGTCCTCGTGTACAGCCAGACGCAGGCCACCGTGCTCTCCTACGGCGACTACGTCTTCGGCACTAAGGAAACGG CGGCGGGCGTGGTGTTGTCCCTGGTGCCGGTGCTGCTGGTGCCCGTGCTGTTCCCGGTGGAGGTGGTCCGCAGGTACAAGGCGTCGGGGCAGCTGATGCACACCCTCACCAACGTCTTCGCCGCCTCCCACAAGTGGGGGCCGAGGGACGCGAAGCTCAGGCAGGAATACGACATCTACCTGGAAGACCAGCTGGGGGTGAAGCGCTGA